From Plasmodium brasilianum strain Bolivian I chromosome Unknown PB_00_03, whole genome shotgun sequence, a single genomic window includes:
- a CDS encoding STP1 protein, protein MENCFTLNYGGRASGFFMFKNDPFFENIRKTIIQKTSSLNNVNDKQKFRKGCLDLANYLVKNKSPPYYYSNQKKRWEGAIRDWNEKYYKGLTKHGGCFMIFEEEEKQILQLIYDAEDFCEEKESKKPNKKCLQEARDNPNNCDSKCSTEISKYNKWIIERKNYFTRTKKQIYEKCRKNNQVLPFPKKTCDVRKPETFKQIPVCNTQKPVTQEKSLQLPNEQQYSAKSQVLPIVESQKSTVPKNSEENLPLHHGSSTDIGTTLIAGDQYEHQAESKEPKLSESLDSGMQSQKSPDSLSTTVISEQTTTVDTNLQHSKGEISNPPGGTESPNSTLLVGTVPFQKSEKLGEINKNQIITQSQESPVIVSSSRAPIELPRTAGSINATYFYIYATNKLNNIFIYKTITGQEQNASVINTSSILITVLLIMAFSIFIKYALIVMFKKKKKIKRKQMKFLRILLPSFSERKRIFLTNDKLVQQKYNDKEITKKIKIQEHNIKQNVNASKSKTERTKTIIEVHMEVLQKFRNEEWELKKREYFEICLEEFTEDQTRDYPNLQSDQLLAECTKNSRGTEESITLCNKLIKRYKYLSENLKKEDWFNSLKNEWKSEREYIKRSKELNNNIPNDTQNISSLETEKDIWRQWISKKGRIIEQYLEYEWFRGLTEELQNTLDEYGNDRNKYNVSLIDLEELEQKGCSEELYKYVKKKLLEKLCILVLMTILEECKKEENTENSESYLDNSINDCKLGKNIDGKSGITENINKDIGNVLEYMENKESYSNKGEPFIQELNDWIREENTYINFINN, encoded by the exons ATGGAAAATTGTTTTACTTtg aATTACGGTGGTAGAGCTTCCGGCTTTTTCATGTTCAAAAATGAtccattttttgaaaatattagaaaaacaataatacaGAAAACTAGTTCCTTAAATAATGTGAatgataaacaaaaatttaggAAAGGTTGTCTAGATCTGGCTAATTATctagttaaaaataaatctccaccatattattatagcaatcaaaaaaaaagatgggAAGGAGCCATAAGGGATTGGAACGAAAAATACTATAAAGGGCTAACTAAACATGGAGGGTGTTTTATGATTTTcgaagaggaagaaaaacaaattttacaattaatatatgatgCAGAAGATTTCTGTgaggaaaaagaaagtaaaaaaccaaataaaaaatgccTTCAGGAAGCACGTGATAATCCAAATAATTGTGATAGTAAGTGTTCAACAGAAATTAGTAAATATAACAAGTGGATTATAGAGAGAAAGAACTATTTTACAAGAactaaaaaacaaatttatgaaaagtGCAGAAAAAACAATCAAGTATTACCATTTCCAAAAAAAACTTGTGATGTACGTAAACCTGAAACATTTAAACAAATTCCTGTATGCAATACACAAAAGCCCGTTACACAAGAAAAATCTCTACAATTACCAAACGAACAACAATATTCAGCTAAATCTCAAGTTCTCCCTATAGTAGAATCTCAAAAATCAACTGTACCAAAAAATAGTGAAGAAAATCTACCCCTACATCACGGTTCAAGTACAGATATTGGAACTACACTAATCGCAGGTGATCAGTATGAACATCAAGCTGAATCAAAAGAACCAAAACTTTCTGAATCTTTGGATTCAGGAATGCAATCTCAAAAATCACCAGATTCTTTATCTACTACTGTAATATCTGAACAGACAACTACTGTAGATACGAATTTACAACATTCAAAGGGTGAAATATCAAACCCTCCCGGAGGTACAGAATCGCCAAATTCAACACTACTAGTAGGTACTGTACCTTTCCAAAAAAGTGAGAAATTAGGAGAAATCAATAAGAATCAAATTATTACTCAATCTCAAGAATCACCAGTCATTGTTTCGTCATCTCGTGCCCCAATTGAATTACCTAGAACAGCAGGTAGTATTAATgctacttatttttatatatatgcaacaaataaactaaataatatatttatttataaaactaTTACAGGTCAAGAACAAAATGCATCTGTAATAAACACATCATCTATTTTAATAACCGTTCTTCTTATTATGgcattttccatttttattaaa TATGCTTTAATAGTgatgttcaaaaaaaaaaaaaagataaagagAAAACAAATGAAATTCCTTAGAATACTACTACCTTCTTTCTCTGagagaaaaagaatatttttaacaaatgataaattggttcaacaaaaatataatgataaagaaatcacaaaaaaaataaaaatacaagaacataacataaaacaaaatgtaaaCGCCTCAAAGAGTAAAACGGAAAGGACAAAAACTATTATAGAAGTACATATGGAAGTACTTCAAAAATTCAGAAATGAAGAATgggaattaaaaaaaagagaatatttCGAAATATGCTTAGAGGAGTTCACAGAAGACCAAACTAGAGACTATCCTAATTTACAAAGTGACCAACTATTAGCAGAATGTACTAAAAACAGTAGAGGCACTGAAGAATCCATAACTCTATGCAAtaagttaataaaaagatacaAATATCTTtctgaaaatttaaaaaaagaagattgGTTTAACAGCTTGAAAAATGAGTGGAAAAGTGAACGAGAATAcataaaaagaagtaaagaattaaataataatattccaAATGACACTCAAAATATTTCATCATTAGAAacagaaaaagatatatggaGACAATGGATATCAAAGAAGGGTCGGATTATAGAGCAGTATTTGGAATATGAATGGTTTAGGGGATTAACGGAAGAATTACAGAATACCTTAGATGAATATGGAAATGacagaaataaatataatgtatcACTAATTGATTTGGAAGAGTTGGAACAAAAAGGATGTAGTGAAGAactatataaatacgtaaaaaaaaaattactagaAAAACTGTGTATACTTGTACTTATGACAATATTAGAAGAATGCAAAAAAGAGGAGAATACAGAGAATAGTGAATCATATTTAGATAATTCCATAAATGATTGCAaattaggaaaaaatattgatgGAAAATCAGGAATTAcagaaaacataaataaagatatagGAAATGTTTTGGAGTACATGGAAAATAAGGAATCTTATAGCAATAAAGGAGAACCTTTTATACAGGAACTGAATGATTGGATAAGAgaagaaaatacatatataaattttataaacaattag
- a CDS encoding fam-m protein — protein MEQKIKLILFIKTTMLFVLIWIFNFINDFYIFNKYLANENNFNKTLDTITYRLLAKYKEDKYSNITQLKVGMPDNGKSDKENISINIKRNKGKNKQSDGSLLNKATYYTEVVDYNDGMFDGKHFHFEKRWIKKNDYNTFLEKNNRIGNIALRKIKFRNYGFGVFIFFIFFLLGIGLPILKALSSYSGLEEKLGFMTSFWKYIEKPFTYIVEEQEAFVLFSFVLIIILGAILIIAIPKILRNNEKYKKIKLMTE, from the exons atggaacaaaaaattaagttaatcTTATTTATCAAAACTACAATGTTATTCGTTTTAATATGGATATTCAATTTTATCAATGATTTC tatatttttaataaatatttggcTAATGagaacaattttaataagaCATTAGATACAATAACTTATAGATtactagcaaaatataaggaagacaaatattcaaatattacACAGTTAAAAGTGGGTATGCCAGACAATGGGAAGTCggataaagaaaatatatctattaatataaaaagaaataaaggaaaaaataaacagtCAGATGGTAGTCTATTAAATAAGGCTACATATTATACAGAAGTCGTAGATTATAATGATGGAATGtttgatggaaaacatttccattttgaaaaaagatggatcaaaaaaaatgattataacACTTTTCTTGAAAAGAACAATAGAATTGGGAATATAgctttaagaaaaataaaatttagaaattaCGGATTTGGagttttcatattttttatttttttcttgttggGAATAGGATTACCCATATTAAAAGCACTATCTTCATACAGTGGACTTGAAGAAAAATTAGGTTTTATGACAAGCTTTTGGAAGTATATAGAAAAACCTTTCACGTATATAGTAGAAGAACAAGAAgcttttgtattattttcttttgttcttATCATTATATTAGGTGCTATTCTTATAATAGCTATTCCCAAGATCTtgagaaataatgaaaaatataaaaagattaaGTTAATGACTgagtaa